The sequence GAAACCGTCAAGGACATCTTCACCGAGGTCGTCATCGCCCCGGACTTCGAAGACGAGGCAGTGCAGATCCTCTCGGCCAAGAAGAACATCCGCCTGCTGGCACTGCCAGAAGGCTACGGACGCAACAAGAACGAGTTCCGCCAGGTCACCGGCGGCATGCTGGTCCAGGTAGGCGACAAGATCGATGCACAAGGCGATAACCCGGCTAACTGGACCCTGGCTGCAGGCGAAGCCGCCGACGCCGCAACCTTGGCTGACCTTCAGTTCGCGTGGAGCGCGGTTCGCGCCGCGAAGTCCAACGCGATCCTGCTGGCGAAGGACGGTGCAGCAGTTGGCATCGGCATGGGCCAGGTCAACCGCATCGACTCATGCAAGCTGGCTGTCGAGCGCGCCAACACCCTCGGCGTGAAGGTCGAGTCCGGAGCGGATGCTGCCGGTGGCGCGGAGAACGCCGACTCGGCTGCTTCCGAGCAGCGCGCCCAGGGGGCAGTTGCTTCCTCGGATGCGTTCTTCCCCTTCGCTGACGGTCTGCAGATCCTGATCGATGCCGGCGTGAAGGCTGTTGTGCAGCCTGGCGGCTCGGTGCGCGATGAGGAAGTCATCGCAGCTGCGAACGAAGCTGGCATCACCATGTACTTCACCGGTGCACGCCACTTCTTCCACTAGGAACACTAGGTAGCAAGTCGTATAGACCTCAGGCCATGAACCCTCCACGGGTTCATGGCCTGAGGTCCTTTAAAGTGACAATGCTATTGAATCCTGGCACCGAGCCAGGCGAAATTCTGATGCGTAATCGTCGCCAGGTTCATGGTCCCCGCTTCTACTCCTCGGCGCAGTCCTCGAGCGCCAGGTGGATGGCACAGGTGGTAATCACGGCCCAGATCTTGGCAGCGCTCTGGCCTAGCTCGGTTTCGGGTCCCTGCAATAGTCTTGCCCGAGTGTGTTTTGGAATGTGTGGTGACCCGGTGCATGCAAGGGTGCCGGGCTGCCGAAAGACGCTGATTCGCCGCTGTTTGGCAAGCTCATGCCGGCACCGGGCCAGGGTTACGGCAGCCCCGACTCGGTGGCCGAGGTTGTGGCCCTGTTGGCCAGTGAGAAGGGCCTCTTCACGACTGGCACCGAAACCGGCAGTGAAGACGGAACCCAATCCAAGTGATCCGCCGGGGCAAAGCCTCAGCCCAGAGCACTCAAAGGCCCGAGGTTCAAGAGTTGTTGAACCTCGGGCCTGGAGTGTTTCAAAGGGTGGCTTAGCCGATCCGGCTAGGCCAGCGTCCTGTGCCGCAATACGTGCAGCCGTCCCTTGGTCAGTAGCCACGCCATCGCCGAACCTGCACAGGGGACTACTAGCAGCATGATCGCCAACTGCGTCCACGGAATGATTAGCGCCATGTCCCTGAAAAGCAATTGCAGCGTCCCTGCGGCAACGATGCCGGCCATGATTCCAAACAACGTGCCGAATATGGAGGTTAAGAACAGCTGGGCCGCTGACAGAGACTTGCGCAGCCGTGGATCCGCGCCGATGCTGGCCAAGACCGAATGGTCTTCGCGCCCATCGGCCAACGCCAACCCGGCGGTAATGCCTGTAGCGCTGAAGGTGACCAAAGCGGAGAGACCGACCAGTTGCCACAAGGCGGTGGCTACGCTGGAGTTCGGGCCAGTTTCCAGCTTTTCTGGTCCGTAGTTTTCTCCTGCCGCTTCAGCCAGTGCGACTAATAGCGTGTCGTTGACGGCATCACTGGGAAGTTCACCCAGGGATAGCAATACCAACCGCTCATCGTAAGGCATCCCAATTCTTGAGGCAGTCTCCGGTGAAATGACCGCGTAGTACGGAATGGGCTTGGCCGGTTCTTCAACGGTGGCCAGCAAGGGGAAACTGCTTTGAGGACTGAATGAAGCACGCTGCGAAGACCATTGCTGGGAGGCATCTGCCGATTCTTGGGGGTCTGCGTCGGCGTCGTAGGAAATCAACGTTGTTGTCTCGTCCTCGTTCAGATACACCGGATTGCTAATCACCGCCCCGCCCGCCCTCAACGTTTGCAGCGCTTCACTGCTAGGTTTTCGTCCGAGCAGAGCTTCTAGTATTTCTTCACCACCGACGACGATGGTGGGAAGGCTGCTAAAACCTGAATCGGACGCCATGGATCCGTGGCAACGCCAATCTTGCAGATCAACAGGTTTCCCATCGGGAGCTACGAAGCATTGATGTCCACTAGGTTCCATAAGAGCCCACGTCGAACAATGCGGAGAATGCAGGATTCCATCGAGCTCAACGGAGTCTGGATCCAGCCTGGTGCATTCCCCCTGGTCGATAGCACCCGGAATAGTTTGGGCACTAGTGCGTGGTCCCAAAGCCTTGACCGCAGCATTCGACACATCCTCGGCGTTGATCCTTCTCGTGGTGAATGGGTCGGCAGAAGCCATCTTCACGGAGCCGACGGCGCTCGGCGAATATTCCTGCACCGACAGCGGCAACGCCATCTGGTTGAGGTTGTAACTCCACTGGTAATTTTCGTTCTCGCTGTGCGAGGCACTCGACCAGTAGATCAACAGCGCACTCGATAGCGTTGCAGCGGCCAGCACTGCGGCCACGGCGGGAACGGTTCTTCCTGTATTCCTAGCCGAATCACGGGTTGCCAAACGCAGCGGCAGCGGAAGCCAAGCGGATTTTGCGGCCACTAGCCTGAGCAACGGGGCGCTGAGCAAGATGAATGCGCTAATCAGTCCGATGCTTCCCGCAATGACCAGGACCAGTGCAAGATAACTGCGAAGTTCAAAATCTTGGATGATGCCAAAGACGGACAGCGAGGCTGATAACGCTAGCAACAGGATCGAAAGTGCCAGCCAGAGGATACCGCGCCGAAGATTCCTGCGACTGTGGTTGCTCGTTGTCCGGCCTGACCTCAGGGCATCATTCAAAGCTTGTTTCGCCACCGCACGGGCGGGAACGTAAGCGGATACCAGGCCGGCGATGGGCGCCAACAGGATGACTCCGAGCATCAGCGGCCAGGGGATATGCAGCCAGAGCTGGTTTTCTCCGCTGCGGAGTTTGAGAAGAACCCAGGCAATGCCCACGCCCGTCCCCGCCAATGCTCCGGCAACTCCACCGATGAGGCCCAGCCATAGGCCGCTGGCAGTCACCACCGATTTGAGGGTGCCCGCTTCGGCACCTGTTGCCGCTAGCAGGGCAAGGTCATGCCGCTGTTTGCGTGTTCCTACCGCGAACGCGGCGCCAGCCAGCAGCGCCACTTCCACCATCGCCAGCGTGGCAATCAATGCGCCAGTCGCGATGAGGTCGAGGCCATTGCCGCTCGGCGCATCCGCGAAGCGATCCTCGGGTGCTCCAATTTGTTCGGCTGTCGGCGGATTGCGCAGCAGTTCAGCAGAGGTGAGAATTGCTCCGTGCTGGTTCAGCTCGGTAGCCAGCGCCCAGGTGGCAGGTTTCTGCCCGAGAAGGTAATACATGGTTTCATTGGGCCCGGGCGCAAAGTTCTCCGGCATGTCGCTCTCAGCGGCAAAGAACGTGGGAATCGAATCATTGGTACTGCTATCGCGTACCGTGCCGACCATGGTGAAATCCCCTGCATTGTTCGAGAACTGGTCGCCTAGCTGCAGGTCGAATCGCTGCATGAAGCCGGGGGTTCCCAGGGCTTCCCTGTTGCCGGTGGCTGCGCGCCCTTCGAGTAGGTTGTATTTCCCATCGAAAGCAGGGTTCAGGACGTCTCCAATGACCGCATTGAAACTCAACGTTGCATCCCCGCGTTCGGTCGCCAGCGGGCTGGAGCTCAGTGGCAGGACGTCGTAGTCGGAGACTACCAGATCTTTGAAATCATCAAGCGTTCCGTTGCGTTGTTCTGGTTCTGCTTCAGAATCGCTCATAACGCTGCTCAAGTCGCCTTTGGGGCCTTGGGTTAAGCTGGCAAGATCCGAGTATTGGAGGCTGATGCGGCCGGCACTCTGGCCTAGTTCGGTTCTTATAGTTTCTTCGGTGCTGGGCATCTTGCTGAATCCGGCGACAAGCGCTGCCGAAATCATCAAGATGGGCACAGCGATGAGCGCCGCAATGAGTGCTGAGCGGCCACGATTTCTCCTGATATCCAGCCACGCTATGCGAAGCGCGAGTTTCAGTTGCTGTTTTTTGTCGCCGTGTTGTGGTTCTAAATTCAGTGGCATGATTAGTTCGCGGGAAGCTCCAGCAGCACCGTCGGATCATAGGATTGCGCTGCCTGGTCCACGATTTTTCCGTCCTTGAGAAAATGTACCCTGTCGGCCCACCCGGCATGTCTGGCTTCATGGGTCACCAGGACGACTGCGCATCCGGCATCTGCCCGTTGGCGTAGTACTTCCATGATTCCGTCGCCAGATGCAGTATCTAGCGCGCCGGTCGGTTCATCGGCCAGAATTAGGCGGCGCTCGCCAACTATGGCCCGGGCGATAGCGACCCTTTGCCGTTGGCCACCGGAGATTTGGTCCATGAAGCGGTCCGCCAGTTTGTCGATCCCCACGGAGCGTAGTGCGTCCATGGCTTGTCGACGGGCTTTACGAAAAGGCACGCCGTCCAGCTCTCTGGGCAATGCGACATTTTCAACCGCCGTCAAAGACGGCACAAGATTGAAATCCTGAAAGACGTACCCGATGGCGCGCCGGCGCAGACGGGCCAGGTCATTGATGTTCAGCGCGCCCAATGGCGTGTTTTCGACGTAGATTTCACCGCTAGTGGCCTTGTCCAAACCGCCGGCCAGAGTCAGCAACGATGACTTGCCAGAACCTGAGGGGCCCATCACCGCGACAAACTCGCCAGCAGAAACGTCTAGGTCGATATCCCGCAGGGCTCCCACGGACGTCGCTCCACTACCGTATGTCATACAGATTTTGCGAAGCTGGAGTACCTGATTGCTCATCGCGTCACCTCTTTCGAGTCATTGAGCGCTTTTGCTGCGTGGACGGCAGGATTTTTCGAAGTGCGGAAGCGGTGCTTCCTCAGCCATCCTTCACAGTGATCGAGCCAGCGGATTTCGGCCTCGGCGGCAAAGACCAATGAATCCAGCACGAGAATCCATGCAACATCGTGCGAGTCGTTGGAGTCGAACTTCGTTGCTTCGCGACGCTGCCGGGTGTAGGTCTGCAAGTTGCGCATCGAGGCGGTGCGCTGCGCCTGCAGGAGTTTTTCCACGTCCACACTGTCCAGGGTCATTGCCAGGGACAACTTGATGGCCAATTCGTTGCGGGGCGGGTTTGTTGCGACGACGGGATCTGCAAACCACTGGGAAACCTCGGCCTTGCCTGCCGTGGTGATTCGGTAGAACACGTGGCCCTCCCCGTCATCCCCGTCCTTGAGGGCCAAGCCGTCGCGCTCCAAACGGTCAAGTGTCGTGTAGACCTGGCCGATATTCAACGGCCAGGTGGAACCTGTGCGTTCTTCGAACTCGCTGCGAAGCTGGTATCCATACATCGGCTGGTCGTGTAATAGGGCAAGAAGAGAATGTCGGATAGACAAGAGACCTCCGGAGGATGCGATGGGTACGCGAAATGATTGCATACTGAGTATACGTTAAATATAGATACTGAGTATGCGTATTTAATTCGCTGGAATCATGTCTATTGCGAAATGGGCAAATATTGTTCAACAACATCTTGCCAAGGTTGTTCAACAACCTGTAAAGTCTTGTCCATCACATTGACCTTGTGACGGTTGTCACCACTATCGCATTGGAACGTCATCATGGCACTTCCTGAGTCAACATCCCAAAGCAGCAAGGCGCGGCGCACGGCGCTCCTAGGCGCCATGTTCCTGATGGCCACCAGCGCCATCGGCCCCGGCTTCATCACCCAGACTACCGAGTTCACGGTAAAGATCGGCGCGGCCTTTGCCTTCGCCATCGTGGTCTCCATCCTCGTGGACATCGCTGTCCAGCTCAACGTCTGGCGCGTCATCGGCGTCAGTGGCATGCGCGCCCAGGAACTGGGCAACAAGGTCCTGCCCGGCATCGGCTGGGTACTGGCCGCGCTCGTGTTCATTGGCGGCATGGTCTTCAATATCGGCAACATCGCCGGTACCGGCCTTGGCCTGAACGCCATGCTCGGACTGGATGCCAAGATCGGTGGCGCGCTCTCCGCCGTCGTGGCAATCCTGATCTTCCTCTCCAAGAAGGCCGGAATGGCACTGGACCGCATCGTTGTGATGCTCGGTGCCATCATGATCCTGCTGATGCTCTATGTAGCGATTGTCGCCGCGCCTCCGGTAGGAGATGCGATCCGCAACGTGGTGCTGCCAGAGAAGATCGACTTCCTGATCATCACCACCTTGATCGGCGGCACCGTCGGCGGCTACATCACCTACGCCGGCGCGCACCGCATGATCGATTCGGGCACCTCCGGCGTCGAGCACGTCAAATCGATTTCCAACATCTCCACCCTGGCGATCATCGTCACCGGTGTCATGCGAGTGCTGCTGTTCCTGGCGATCCTCGGCGTCGTCGCCGGCGGTGTCGCATTGACCAGCGACAACAAAGCCGCTGAAGCGTTCGGCCACGCCGCCGGCCCCATCGGCATCCGCGCCTTCGGCGTGATCCTCTGGGCCGCTGCACTGACCAGCGTCATCGGCGCCGCCTACACCTCGGTTTCCTTCATCACCAAGCGCACCACCCCGGAGCGCACCCGCAACCTGATCACCTTGGCGTTCATCCTGGTCTGCGGCATCATCTTCATGTTCCTGGGCAAGGCCCCAGCGACCCTGCTGATCTTCGCCGGAGCCTTCAACGGCCTGATCCTTCCTGTGGGCTTCGCAGTACTGCTCTGGGTCGCATGGCGCCGCCGCGACCTGCTCAATGGGTACAAGTACCCGAAGGGCCTGCTGGTCATCGGCGCACTGACCTGGGTCCTGAGCGTATACCTGGGCTGGAACTCGCTGTCGGGTCTGGCAGCCCTCTGGAACGGCTAGGGAAAGAAGAGTCATGAAGAACTTCAAGGATATGGAATTAGCTGAGCGGGCGGCGATGTCCCCGCGCGAGGCCCGCGAGCTCTTCCGCGCCGGGCAGGTACTGCCGACCGCTGGAATCAGCGCCGGCTACGCGCAGGCGAATCTGATGATCGTTCCGCAGGAACTGGCCTTCGATGTATTGCTCTTCGCCCAGCGCAATCCCAAGTCCTGCCCCATTCTCGGCGTGCTGGAAGCCGGGCAGACCAGCAGCGAATTGCTGGCCGGGGGAGATATCCGCACGGATGTCCCCAAGTACCTGGTGTACGAAAACGGGATCAAGGTCGCTGAACCCACCGATCTGGGGGATTACTGGCGCGATGACCTGGTGACGTTCATCGTGGGCTGTTCCTTCACCTTCGAAGCGGCGCTGATGGAAAGCGGCATTTCGGTGGCGCACATCGACCAGGGCGTCAATGTCCCGATGTACAAGACCAACCGCCGCTCGGCAACCGCCGGCGCCATCTCCGGTCCCATGGTCGTGTCCATGCGTCCCATCCCCGCCTCGCAGGTCGCCGACGCGGTGCGCATCACTTCCCGGTACCCGGCGGTGCACGGCGCGCCAGTGCACATCGGCAATCCAGGGGAACTGGGCATCGAGGATCTGGCGGCCCCTGACTTCGGGGATGCCGTGCAAATCCCGGAAGGGAGCATCCCGGTGTTCTGGGCGTGCGGGGTGACCCCGCAGGCAGCAGTCATGGAATCACGCCCGGCATTGGCCATCGGCCACGCTCCGGGGCATATGCTCATCACCGACATCAGGGATACCGAATACCAGGTTCCCTGATCCCGAAAGCTGAACGCGGCGGCCATCCCCCAAAAGGCCGCCGCGTTCTTTATTTAATGGTGTGATGTCTCAAGACACCGGTGACACTTCTGTATCAAGACATCGGTAACACTCGGTGTCTCAGGACATCGGTAACAGTTCAGACTGGATCAGGCATGTTTTGGAACCTCACCGTGGCATGCCTCAAACTCAAATACTTCACGCCTTGCGGGAATGGGTAATCGAATTTCGCGACCAGTTCACCATTTATGCCCAGCACCATCAAGTCCGTCGGGTCCCAAACCACGTTCACCATGGTGGAACGCAGCAGCTTCCCCAGATAAATCTCAACCCCGGCAACCCGCAGACATCTGTTCTTATTGGCCCGAAGTACCTGGTTTCCGCTCTCACCCGTATGTTCGGAAGGCAGGGTGCCGCTGAGCTTGACCGGCTCCGGAGGGGTTCGTGCAACAGCCATCCGCTGAGCTTCACGTTCACCGCCAGCTTGGAGGCAAACAGCTAGCGCGGCCTCGCTCGGTCCTGGTTTCGTGCTCAGTTCCTTCCATTGCCCAATTTCCAACGGCTCAGCTACGGCCGTGGCATCCCACGCTTCTTGCGGAGTCATTCGCTCTTCCAAGGACTGGTGTCCGCGTTGGGTGTTATAGGCCTGGTCGAAAACATCGAGCTGCGCCTGCAGCTGGATTAGATCAGTGGCGAACGGCTGCTTCTTCAGCCATTTGAACAAGGTCGAATGAAACCGCTCGTTCTTGCCCTGGGTAGTGGGTTTGTAGGGCTTGCCGGTGATCGTGGCGATGCCCAGCCCGTTGGCGTAGGCGACCAGTTCGCTTAGCACTCCACGACGGATGGGGTTCAGCGCATCACCATTATCGGTGAGCAGCCTTTGCGGCACGCCGCAGGCTTCAATGCCTTTGCGGAAGACCTTCACCGCGTCTTTGCCTTCGGTCTGGGCTCGTTTGCGGATTTGGTAGAAGGTTTTGCGGCTAATGCCGTGTTCCTCGCAGAAGGCGGTGACCGCGCCTCTGGGAGCGTCTTGTGGCCATCGGGCGATGGCTAAGCGTATTGTCGAGTTGACTGGATCATTTTTCACACTTTCCAGTTCATCAGCCCGCGTGCTGGCCATGAAGCCGGCAGGCGGGCTGTGTACTTGGAGGGTGTTAAATTTCCGGTAGAAGTGTCACCACTTTAAACGTGGAAGTGTTACCGATGTCCTGATACAGAACTGTTACCGATGTCCTGAGAGAAAACATTCTTTATTTAATGGCGGAGCGCTATTTTTGCTGCTCGGCCCAAGCCTGGACTTCTGCGACAAGTGCCTGCTTGGACTGCTCATCCAGGAACGAGGATTCGAAAGAGTTCTTCGCCAAGGTGGCCAGCTGCTCGGAGCTGAAGCTGAATTGCTCCATCAAGGCATCGAAGTTGGCATCCATGTAGCCGCCGAAGTAGGCCGGGTCATCGGAGTGCACCGAGACCTTCAGGCCCTTGGCAAGCATCTGCGGCAGGGGGTGTTCGGCCATGGTGTCCACCGCACGCAAACGGATGTTGGACAGCGGGCAGACAGTCAGCGGCATCTGCTCATCGACCAGGCGCTGCACCAGCTGCGGATCATCCAAGCTCCGGATGCCGTGGTCGACGCGCTGTACCTTGAGCAGGTCCAGGGCCTGCCAGATGTACTCGGCGGGGCCTTCTTCGCCCGCATGCGCCACCACATGCAGCCCATGGGCCCGGGCGTAGTCGAAGACTTCGGTGAACAGCTCCGGCGGGAAACCGACCTCCGAGGAATCCAAGCCGATGCCATCGATGTCATGCTTCTGCTCAACCAGCACCTTCATCAGCTCCATGGCTTCGGAAGCCGGGGCATGGCGCCAGAAGCAGGCGATGAGCTTGCTGGACAACTCCCAGCGTTCCAGTCCGTCGGCCAAGCCTGCACGGATCCCTGCGATGACTTCGCGCAGGTCCAGGGCACCGCCGATGTGGGCCTGCGGATCGAAGAAAAGCTCGACGTGGCGTACGCCTGAGTCGTGGGCCCGCTGCAGGTACGCGACGGTGATCTCGCGGAAGTCCTGCGCGGTGCGCAGCACGGCCATGTTCGCATAGAACAAGTCCAGGAAGGACTGCAGGTTGGTGAACT comes from Glutamicibacter arilaitensis Re117 and encodes:
- a CDS encoding ABC transporter permease; the encoded protein is MSDSEAEPEQRNGTLDDFKDLVVSDYDVLPLSSSPLATERGDATLSFNAVIGDVLNPAFDGKYNLLEGRAATGNREALGTPGFMQRFDLQLGDQFSNNAGDFTMVGTVRDSSTNDSIPTFFAAESDMPENFAPGPNETMYYLLGQKPATWALATELNQHGAILTSAELLRNPPTAEQIGAPEDRFADAPSGNGLDLIATGALIATLAMVEVALLAGAAFAVGTRKQRHDLALLAATGAEAGTLKSVVTASGLWLGLIGGVAGALAGTGVGIAWVLLKLRSGENQLWLHIPWPLMLGVILLAPIAGLVSAYVPARAVAKQALNDALRSGRTTSNHSRRNLRRGILWLALSILLLALSASLSVFGIIQDFELRSYLALVLVIAGSIGLISAFILLSAPLLRLVAAKSAWLPLPLRLATRDSARNTGRTVPAVAAVLAAATLSSALLIYWSSASHSENENYQWSYNLNQMALPLSVQEYSPSAVGSVKMASADPFTTRRINAEDVSNAAVKALGPRTSAQTIPGAIDQGECTRLDPDSVELDGILHSPHCSTWALMEPSGHQCFVAPDGKPVDLQDWRCHGSMASDSGFSSLPTIVVGGEEILEALLGRKPSSEALQTLRAGGAVISNPVYLNEDETTTLISYDADADPQESADASQQWSSQRASFSPQSSFPLLATVEEPAKPIPYYAVISPETASRIGMPYDERLVLLSLGELPSDAVNDTLLVALAEAAGENYGPEKLETGPNSSVATALWQLVGLSALVTFSATGITAGLALADGREDHSVLASIGADPRLRKSLSAAQLFLTSIFGTLFGIMAGIVAAGTLQLLFRDMALIIPWTQLAIMLLVVPCAGSAMAWLLTKGRLHVLRHRTLA
- a CDS encoding ABC transporter ATP-binding protein — encoded protein: MSNQVLQLRKICMTYGSGATSVGALRDIDLDVSAGEFVAVMGPSGSGKSSLLTLAGGLDKATSGEIYVENTPLGALNINDLARLRRRAIGYVFQDFNLVPSLTAVENVALPRELDGVPFRKARRQAMDALRSVGIDKLADRFMDQISGGQRQRVAIARAIVGERRLILADEPTGALDTASGDGIMEVLRQRADAGCAVVLVTHEARHAGWADRVHFLKDGKIVDQAAQSYDPTVLLELPAN
- a CDS encoding PadR family transcriptional regulator, whose protein sequence is MSIRHSLLALLHDQPMYGYQLRSEFEERTGSTWPLNIGQVYTTLDRLERDGLALKDGDDGEGHVFYRITTAGKAEVSQWFADPVVATNPPRNELAIKLSLAMTLDSVDVEKLLQAQRTASMRNLQTYTRQRREATKFDSNDSHDVAWILVLDSLVFAAEAEIRWLDHCEGWLRKHRFRTSKNPAVHAAKALNDSKEVTR
- a CDS encoding NRAMP family divalent metal transporter, which gives rise to MALPESTSQSSKARRTALLGAMFLMATSAIGPGFITQTTEFTVKIGAAFAFAIVVSILVDIAVQLNVWRVIGVSGMRAQELGNKVLPGIGWVLAALVFIGGMVFNIGNIAGTGLGLNAMLGLDAKIGGALSAVVAILIFLSKKAGMALDRIVVMLGAIMILLMLYVAIVAAPPVGDAIRNVVLPEKIDFLIITTLIGGTVGGYITYAGAHRMIDSGTSGVEHVKSISNISTLAIIVTGVMRVLLFLAILGVVAGGVALTSDNKAAEAFGHAAGPIGIRAFGVILWAAALTSVIGAAYTSVSFITKRTTPERTRNLITLAFILVCGIIFMFLGKAPATLLIFAGAFNGLILPVGFAVLLWVAWRRRDLLNGYKYPKGLLVIGALTWVLSVYLGWNSLSGLAALWNG
- a CDS encoding putative hydro-lyase, yielding MKNFKDMELAERAAMSPREARELFRAGQVLPTAGISAGYAQANLMIVPQELAFDVLLFAQRNPKSCPILGVLEAGQTSSELLAGGDIRTDVPKYLVYENGIKVAEPTDLGDYWRDDLVTFIVGCSFTFEAALMESGISVAHIDQGVNVPMYKTNRRSATAGAISGPMVVSMRPIPASQVADAVRITSRYPAVHGAPVHIGNPGELGIEDLAAPDFGDAVQIPEGSIPVFWACGVTPQAAVMESRPALAIGHAPGHMLITDIRDTEYQVP
- a CDS encoding IS481 family transposase codes for the protein MKNDPVNSTIRLAIARWPQDAPRGAVTAFCEEHGISRKTFYQIRKRAQTEGKDAVKVFRKGIEACGVPQRLLTDNGDALNPIRRGVLSELVAYANGLGIATITGKPYKPTTQGKNERFHSTLFKWLKKQPFATDLIQLQAQLDVFDQAYNTQRGHQSLEERMTPQEAWDATAVAEPLEIGQWKELSTKPGPSEAALAVCLQAGGEREAQRMAVARTPPEPVKLSGTLPSEHTGESGNQVLRANKNRCLRVAGVEIYLGKLLRSTMVNVVWDPTDLMVLGINGELVAKFDYPFPQGVKYLSLRHATVRFQNMPDPV
- a CDS encoding adenosine deaminase; its protein translation is MKLPVAELHVHLEGTLEPEMIMALAKKNSIELPYASIEELRAQYQFTNLQSFLDLFYANMAVLRTAQDFREITVAYLQRAHDSGVRHVELFFDPQAHIGGALDLREVIAGIRAGLADGLERWELSSKLIACFWRHAPASEAMELMKVLVEQKHDIDGIGLDSSEVGFPPELFTEVFDYARAHGLHVVAHAGEEGPAEYIWQALDLLKVQRVDHGIRSLDDPQLVQRLVDEQMPLTVCPLSNIRLRAVDTMAEHPLPQMLAKGLKVSVHSDDPAYFGGYMDANFDALMEQFSFSSEQLATLAKNSFESSFLDEQSKQALVAEVQAWAEQQK